From the Brachyhypopomus gauderio isolate BG-103 chromosome 5, BGAUD_0.2, whole genome shotgun sequence genome, one window contains:
- the tspan12 gene encoding tetraspanin-12: MAREDSVTCLRCLLYALNLLFWFMALCVLGVAAWLRDYLNNVLTLTADTRLEEAAVLTYSPVVHPVVIAVCCFLIIVAMVGYCGTLKCNLLLLSWYFGSLLVIFCVELASGVWTYEEPSVQRSDMISLKSRMPNYGLQRYQWLTHAWNSFQTEFKCCGVIYFTDWLEMTEMEWPPDSCCSNQYPGCARHAHYGDLIDLYQEGCGPKIYSFIRGTKQLQVLRFLGVSIGVTQILAMTLTLTLLWALYYDRKPPDPVPPDPAQHAHTHCPTEEAQKPAHTHPGPPEAWPRAPLSGHVRFEMEQLS, from the exons ATGGCCCGGGAGGATTCGGTAACGTGTCTGCGCTGTCTACTCTACGCTCTCAATTTACTCTTCTGG TTCATGGCGTTGTGTGTGCTGGGAGTGGCCGCCTGGCTTAGGGATTACCTGAACAATGTGCTCACCTTAACCGCTGACACCAG gctggAGGAGGCAGCAGTCCTGACATATTCCCCTGTTGTCCATCCTGTTGTCATCGCAGTGTGCTGTTTCCTAATCATCGTGGCCATGGTGGGCTACTGTGGCACACTGAAATGTAATCTGCTCCTCCTGTCCTGG tACTTTGGCAGTCTCCTGGTGATCTTCTGTGTGGAGCTGGCCAGTGGAGTGTGGACATATGAGGAG ccatcAGTGCAGAGGTCTGACATGATCAGTCTGAAGTCTCGCATGCCCAACTATGGCCTGCAGCGCTACCAATGGCTAACCCACGCCTGGAACTCCTTCCAGACCGAG TTCAAATGCTGTGGGGTGATCTACTTCACGGATTGGCTGGAGATGACAGAGATGGAGTGGCCACCAGATTCCTGCTGCTCCAATCAGTACCCAGGCTGTGCTCGCCACGCCCATTACGGTGACTTGATTGACCTGTACCAGGAG GGCTGTGGTCCTAAGATCTACAGTTTTATTCGAGGCACGAAGCAACTGCAGGTTCTGAGGTTCCTGGGTGTCTCTATCGGAGTGACCCAGATTCTGGCCATGACTCTCACCCTCACTTTGCTCTGGGCCCTCTACTACGACCGCAAGCCCCCTGACCCAGTGCCCCCGGACCCTGCCCAGCACGCTCACACCCACTGCCCCACTGAGGAGGCCCAGAAGCCTGCGCACACTCACCCAGGTCCACCAGAGGCCTGGCCCAGAGCGCCTCTCAGCGGACATGTCCGATTTGAGATGGAGCAGCTCTCTTAG